In a genomic window of Rhodovulum sp. P5:
- the nikC gene encoding nickel transporter permease has translation MSDTTGWRDWLLTDTPHSRMQARLANLYQGWLAFRGNHLAMFGLSILIALLLMAAFAPWLAPHDPFTQDLTNRLKPLGTEGHLLGTDSLGRDILSRLIYGSRITLYIVTLVALIAPIAGLIVGTVAGYVGGWVDLILMRITDIFLAFPRLVLALAFVAALGAGIENAVLAISLTAWPPYARIARAETLTIRNSDFISAVRLQGAGPIRIVTRHIWPLCISSLIVRVTLDMAGIILAAAGLGFLGLGAQPPSPEWGAMISEGRRFILDHWWVATMPGLAIFTVSLAFNLLGDGLRDVLDPKSEK, from the coding sequence ATGAGCGACACCACAGGCTGGCGCGACTGGCTGCTGACCGACACACCCCATTCGCGGATGCAGGCGCGGCTGGCGAATCTTTATCAGGGCTGGCTGGCCTTCCGCGGCAATCACCTTGCGATGTTCGGCCTCTCGATCCTGATCGCGTTGCTGCTGATGGCGGCCTTTGCGCCGTGGCTTGCGCCCCATGACCCGTTCACGCAGGACCTGACCAACCGGCTGAAGCCGCTGGGGACAGAGGGGCATCTGCTGGGCACCGACAGCCTGGGGCGGGATATCCTGTCGCGGCTGATCTACGGCTCTCGCATCACTCTGTATATCGTTACGCTGGTGGCGCTGATCGCGCCGATTGCGGGCCTGATCGTCGGCACGGTGGCGGGCTATGTGGGCGGCTGGGTCGACCTGATCCTGATGCGCATCACCGATATCTTTCTCGCCTTCCCGCGGCTGGTTCTCGCGTTGGCCTTCGTCGCGGCCCTTGGCGCGGGGATCGAGAACGCGGTGTTGGCCATTTCGCTGACCGCCTGGCCACCCTATGCCCGGATCGCGCGGGCAGAGACGCTGACGATCCGCAATTCCGACTTCATCAGCGCGGTGCGCCTGCAGGGGGCGGGGCCGATCCGGATCGTGACCAGGCATATCTGGCCGCTTTGCATCTCCTCGCTGATCGTGCGGGTCACGCTCGACATGGCCGGCATCATCCTTGCGGCGGCGGGTCTTGGGTTCCTCGGCCTCGGCGCGCAGCCGCCCAGCCCGGAATGGGGCGCGATGATTTCCGAAGGGCGGCGTTTCATCCTTGATCACTGGTGGGTGGCGACCATGCCGGGGCTTGCCATCTTCACCGTGTCGCTGGCCTTCAACCTGCTGGGCGACGGTTTGCGCGACGTCCTTGACCCGAAGAGTGAGAAATGA
- a CDS encoding ABC transporter substrate-binding protein: protein MNALSKLMSGAALGLALAVTAIPAGAETPANMLVIANRIDDITTLDPAESFEFAGSDVSRQIYNKLVNFDPMDLDAGYQPDLAESWEVSEDGKTITFTMREGVTFHSGNPVTAEDAEFSLRRAVLLNKTPSFILTQFGFTADNVEDTIRAEGNKLIITTDKPYATSFVLNCLTATIGGIVDKKVVMEHEQDGDMGNLWLKTNSAGSGPYKLVGWKPNESVTLTANPDYYGGAPHLDRVVVRHIQESATQRLLLERGDIDIARDLNPEDVAGVMDEDGIKVQDELKGRLMYISVSQKHPELSKPQVRQAIKYLIDYEGMVNSFLKGQYTVHQNFLPLTYLGSVKENPFSLDVEKAKALLAEAGVDGMTLTAGVREAQERLEIAQSLQNTFAQAGITLNLTVGTGKQILGMYRARELDLYVGAWGPDYPDPQTNASTFAWNPDNSDEAGLTGVLAWRNSWNPGDLTAQVDAAVVENDRETRAQMYRDIQAEFRETSPFAIIAQKIEQSAMRDNITNFSTGQAITAASYWQVTK, encoded by the coding sequence ATGAATGCACTTTCCAAGCTGATGTCCGGCGCTGCGCTGGGCCTGGCCCTGGCGGTCACCGCGATCCCTGCGGGGGCCGAAACGCCCGCCAACATGCTGGTGATCGCCAACCGGATCGACGACATCACCACGCTGGATCCGGCGGAATCCTTTGAATTCGCGGGATCGGATGTCAGCCGCCAGATCTATAACAAGCTGGTCAATTTCGACCCGATGGATCTGGACGCCGGTTATCAGCCCGACCTTGCCGAAAGCTGGGAAGTGTCCGAGGACGGCAAGACCATCACCTTTACCATGCGCGAGGGCGTGACGTTCCACTCCGGCAACCCGGTGACGGCGGAGGATGCGGAGTTCTCGCTGCGCCGGGCGGTTCTGCTGAACAAGACGCCGTCGTTCATCCTGACCCAGTTCGGCTTTACCGCCGACAACGTCGAAGACACGATCCGGGCCGAGGGCAACAAGCTGATCATCACGACGGACAAGCCCTATGCGACGTCCTTTGTGCTGAACTGTCTGACTGCCACCATCGGCGGTATCGTCGACAAGAAGGTCGTGATGGAGCACGAGCAGGACGGCGATATGGGCAATCTCTGGCTCAAGACCAACTCTGCCGGGTCGGGGCCGTACAAGCTGGTGGGCTGGAAACCCAATGAATCTGTGACCCTGACCGCGAACCCCGATTACTATGGCGGCGCGCCGCATCTGGACCGCGTTGTCGTGCGCCACATCCAGGAAAGCGCCACCCAGCGCCTGCTGCTGGAACGCGGCGATATCGATATCGCGCGCGACCTGAACCCCGAAGACGTGGCCGGCGTGATGGACGAAGACGGCATTAAGGTTCAGGACGAACTGAAGGGCCGGCTGATGTATATCTCGGTCAGCCAGAAGCATCCCGAACTGTCCAAGCCGCAGGTGCGGCAGGCGATCAAGTACCTGATCGACTACGAAGGCATGGTGAACAGCTTCCTCAAGGGGCAGTACACCGTTCATCAGAACTTCCTGCCGCTGACCTATCTTGGGTCGGTCAAGGAGAATCCGTTCTCGCTGGATGTCGAAAAGGCCAAGGCGCTGTTGGCCGAGGCTGGGGTCGATGGGATGACGCTGACCGCCGGCGTGCGCGAGGCGCAGGAACGTCTTGAGATCGCGCAGTCCCTGCAGAACACCTTTGCGCAGGCCGGGATCACGCTGAACCTGACGGTCGGCACCGGCAAGCAAATCCTTGGCATGTACCGCGCGCGTGAACTGGACCTGTATGTCGGCGCATGGGGCCCGGATTACCCGGACCCGCAGACCAACGCCTCGACCTTTGCGTGGAACCCCGACAACTCTGATGAGGCCGGGCTGACCGGCGTGCTGGCATGGCGCAACAGCTGGAACCCGGGCGATCTGACCGCGCAGGTCGATGCCGCCGTGGTCGAGAATGATCGGGAAACGCGCGCGCAGATGTATCGCGACATTCAGGCCGAATTCCGCGAGACGTCGCCCTTCGCCATCATTGCCCAGAAGATCGAGCAATCGGCGATGCGCGACAACATCACGAACTTCTCCACCGGTCAGGCGATCACGGCCGCCTCCTACTGGCAGGTCACCAAGTAA
- the cas1 gene encoding type II CRISPR-associated endonuclease Cas1, whose translation MDQIVDISTDGRHLSRDRGFMKVSEGSEEIGRIPLDQIAGVIVHAHGTTWSTSLLTELADRGAPVVLCGPNHAPKSVLLPLEGHHAQGARLRAQWQAKAPLLKQAWKQVVICKIAMQAAALEAMGEAHAPVAMLKRKVTSGDNSNVEAQAARYYWPRMMGEEFRRDRTAPDLNALLNYGYTVLRAATARAVVAAGLHPTIGLHHSNRGNAFALADDLMEPFRPLVDCCVRGLAERNGPEVDSEAKTALARLIALDLPLGGGLTPVSVALGKLAVSLGQSFETGRLNLALPSPPDALTLAGLGS comes from the coding sequence ATGGATCAGATCGTGGATATCTCGACCGACGGTCGGCATCTCTCGCGCGACCGTGGCTTCATGAAAGTCAGCGAAGGCTCGGAAGAAATCGGTCGTATCCCGCTCGACCAGATCGCCGGGGTAATCGTGCACGCTCACGGGACCACATGGTCCACCTCACTCTTGACCGAACTCGCCGATCGCGGAGCTCCGGTCGTCTTGTGTGGGCCGAACCACGCCCCCAAATCTGTTCTCCTCCCTCTCGAGGGGCATCATGCCCAGGGTGCCCGTCTACGTGCCCAATGGCAGGCCAAAGCCCCACTTCTGAAGCAGGCTTGGAAACAGGTCGTGATCTGCAAGATCGCCATGCAGGCCGCCGCTCTGGAGGCCATGGGCGAGGCTCACGCACCGGTCGCCATGCTCAAACGCAAGGTGACGAGCGGCGACAATTCCAATGTCGAAGCGCAAGCCGCCCGGTACTACTGGCCCCGCATGATGGGTGAGGAGTTTCGACGGGATCGCACGGCACCCGATCTAAATGCGCTGTTGAACTACGGATACACCGTACTGCGGGCCGCCACCGCCCGTGCCGTCGTAGCCGCCGGGTTGCATCCCACCATCGGACTGCACCATTCGAACAGGGGGAACGCCTTCGCCCTAGCAGATGACCTGATGGAGCCATTCCGCCCCCTGGTCGATTGCTGCGTTCGCGGGCTTGCGGAACGAAATGGACCAGAGGTTGATAGCGAGGCCAAAACGGCATTGGCCCGGCTTATCGCCCTTGATCTGCCCTTGGGCGGCGGCTTGACACCAGTGTCCGTAGCGCTTGGCAAACTCGCCGTTTCGCTGGGCCAGAGCTTTGAGACCGGACGCCTGAACCTTGCCCTGCCTTCGCCGCCCGATGCTCTTACCCTTGCGGGGTTGGGGTCATGA
- the cas2 gene encoding CRISPR-associated endonuclease Cas2: MWILVMFDLPTDTKPQRKAATDFRNFLLDEGFERSQFSVYARFVNGKEAFQTRVNRIERHLPDKGDIQILNFTDRQYRDIVHFSDQGRRAARKNPEQLALF, from the coding sequence ATGTGGATTCTCGTGATGTTTGATTTGCCCACCGACACCAAGCCGCAGCGGAAGGCGGCGACGGACTTCCGGAACTTCCTGCTGGATGAAGGGTTCGAGCGCAGCCAGTTCTCGGTCTACGCACGCTTCGTCAACGGCAAAGAGGCGTTCCAGACGCGCGTGAACCGAATTGAGCGACATCTGCCCGACAAGGGCGACATCCAGATCCTCAACTTCACCGACCGGCAATATCGTGATATCGTTCACTTCTCCGATCAGGGCCGCAGGGCGGCCCGGAAGAATCCAGAACAACTGGCGCTGTTTTGA
- a CDS encoding dipeptidase codes for MRRISVPNRSGPAVFDGHNDILFELDRAGGPPVADRFLTGLHTHIDLPKARAGGLGGGLFAIFVPSDTGLDQDDGMRQAAYDLPLPDPVPQAQALSTVLRQAAILFRLEELGALTLCRSVADIRAAMASGQIAAVMHIEGAEAIDPDLHALDLLYRAGLRSLGPVWSRPTIFGEGVPFRFPSDGDTGGGLTEAGIRLVKRCNALRILVDVSHLNMAGFWDVAKHSDAPIVATHSNAHAMTPHARNLTDAQLETIAASDGMVGLNFAAAFLRPDGRMVDTGLDDMLRHLDHLLEKLGETRVGLGSDFDGATIPSAIGSAAGLPVLRQAMADHGFGDDLIERICHGNWLRVLEKTWGQ; via the coding sequence ATGCGTAGGATTTCAGTGCCGAACCGCAGCGGGCCTGCCGTTTTCGACGGCCACAACGACATTCTGTTCGAGCTTGATCGCGCCGGCGGGCCGCCGGTGGCGGACCGGTTCCTGACCGGGCTTCACACCCATATCGATCTGCCCAAGGCGCGGGCCGGGGGGCTTGGCGGGGGACTTTTCGCGATCTTCGTGCCCTCCGATACCGGTCTCGATCAGGACGACGGGATGCGCCAGGCCGCCTATGATCTGCCCCTGCCGGACCCGGTTCCGCAAGCGCAGGCGCTTTCGACCGTTCTGCGGCAGGCGGCGATCCTCTTCCGGCTGGAGGAGCTGGGTGCCCTGACGCTCTGCCGAAGCGTCGCGGATATCCGGGCCGCGATGGCGTCGGGCCAGATCGCGGCGGTGATGCATATCGAAGGGGCCGAGGCGATCGACCCCGATCTGCACGCGCTCGATCTGCTCTACCGGGCCGGGCTGCGGTCGCTTGGCCCGGTGTGGAGCCGACCGACGATCTTTGGCGAGGGGGTGCCGTTCCGCTTTCCATCGGACGGCGATACCGGCGGCGGCCTGACCGAGGCCGGCATCCGGCTGGTCAAACGCTGCAACGCACTGCGCATCCTTGTCGATGTCTCGCATCTGAACATGGCCGGGTTCTGGGATGTCGCAAAGCATTCGGACGCGCCGATCGTGGCCACCCATTCCAACGCCCATGCAATGACGCCCCATGCCCGCAACCTGACCGATGCGCAGCTTGAAACCATCGCGGCGAGTGACGGGATGGTCGGGCTCAACTTCGCGGCGGCCTTCCTGCGTCCGGACGGGCGAATGGTGGACACCGGGCTTGACGACATGCTGCGGCACCTTGACCATCTGCTGGAAAAACTTGGGGAGACTCGCGTGGGGCTTGGGTCCGATTTCGACGGCGCGACGATCCCATCGGCCATCGGCTCGGCCGCGGGGCTGCCCGTGCTGCGGCAGGCGATGGCCGATCATGGGTTCGGGGACGACTTGATCGAACGGATTTGCCACGGCAACTGGTTACGCGTTCTGGAAAAGACCTGGGGACAATGA
- a CDS encoding DUF1153 domain-containing protein: protein MDDNIKRWTAKRKSALVIEIIQGKTTVAEASRTYDLAPSEIEYWVDDARKGMENALRANPLDVRQEYEKQLRDL, encoded by the coding sequence TTGGACGACAACATCAAGCGCTGGACGGCGAAGCGTAAATCTGCACTGGTCATCGAGATCATTCAGGGGAAGACGACGGTAGCGGAGGCCAGCCGGACCTATGATCTGGCCCCCTCCGAGATCGAGTACTGGGTGGACGATGCCCGCAAGGGGATGGAGAATGCGCTGCGTGCCAATCCGCTCGATGTGCGCCAGGAATACGAGAAGCAGCTCCGCGATCTGTGA
- a CDS encoding integrase core domain-containing protein: MARVWAGKDGWATLALVMDCHTRELLGWHLSRSGKATTAASALEHALIARFGTLGRVEVPFLLRSDNGLVFTSRKYTALVRSYGLRQEFITPHCPQQNGMMERLIRSLKEQCVHRQRFESLAHASRAIGDWIQFYNHRRPHQALAMRTPSEAFRIAA, encoded by the coding sequence ATGGCCCGTGTCTGGGCCGGCAAGGACGGCTGGGCCACGTTGGCCCTGGTGATGGATTGCCATACGCGCGAGCTCCTCGGCTGGCATCTTTCCCGTTCCGGCAAAGCCACGACAGCGGCCTCCGCCCTTGAGCATGCCCTGATCGCCCGGTTCGGCACGCTTGGCCGTGTCGAAGTCCCGTTCCTTCTGCGGAGCGACAACGGCCTGGTCTTCACCTCGCGAAAATACACGGCGCTCGTTCGAAGCTATGGCCTGCGACAGGAGTTCATCACGCCACACTGCCCACAGCAGAACGGCATGATGGAAAGGCTGATCCGATCCCTGAAGGAGCAGTGCGTGCATCGGCAGCGTTTCGAAAGCCTCGCGCATGCCAGCCGCGCGATCGGCGACTGGATCCAGTTCTACAATCACCGGCGCCCGCACCAGGCGCTTGCCATGCGCACACCTTCAGAGGCATTCAGAATAGCGGCTTAA
- a CDS encoding ABC transporter permease — protein sequence MALTEQKQEGRRAALFPAWATKTGVTLGSIAITMLGLLFVTFVIGRVMPIDPVLAVVGERATPETYQQVYDEMGLDRPLIVQFALYLWDVLHGDFGMSLLNGRPVSEDIARVFPATLELATLGTLIGVVAGVPLGVIAAVKRGSLIDQIARVVALVGYSMPIFWLGLMGLLIFYGILGWVGGPGRVSIFYADIVPPVTGMILVDSILDRNWTVLRDAFSHIILPASLLGYYSLAYISRMTRSFMLEQLSAEYVTTARVKGLGEWAVIWGHAFRNIRVQLITVIALSYAGLLEGSVLTEIIFAWPGIGSYITTALLSADMNAVLGGTVVVGLVFVLLNVFSDLLYKFFDPRAK from the coding sequence GTGGCCCTGACGGAGCAGAAACAGGAAGGGCGCCGCGCGGCGCTCTTCCCCGCTTGGGCGACGAAGACGGGCGTTACGCTGGGATCGATCGCGATCACCATGCTGGGTCTGTTGTTCGTGACCTTCGTGATCGGCCGCGTGATGCCCATCGACCCGGTTCTGGCCGTGGTGGGCGAGCGTGCCACGCCCGAGACCTATCAGCAGGTCTATGACGAAATGGGCCTCGACCGGCCTCTGATCGTGCAGTTCGCGCTGTACCTTTGGGACGTGCTGCATGGCGATTTCGGCATGTCGCTTCTGAACGGCCGCCCGGTGTCGGAAGATATCGCCCGGGTCTTCCCGGCCACGCTGGAACTGGCCACGCTGGGGACGTTGATCGGCGTGGTGGCGGGTGTGCCGCTGGGCGTGATCGCGGCGGTCAAGCGCGGCTCTCTCATCGACCAGATCGCCCGCGTCGTGGCGCTGGTGGGCTACTCGATGCCGATCTTCTGGCTGGGCCTGATGGGCCTTTTGATCTTCTACGGGATTCTCGGCTGGGTTGGCGGGCCGGGGCGGGTCTCGATCTTCTATGCCGATATCGTGCCGCCGGTGACGGGGATGATCCTTGTCGACAGCATCCTTGACCGGAACTGGACGGTGCTGCGCGATGCGTTTAGCCATATCATCCTGCCCGCGTCGCTATTGGGCTATTACAGCCTGGCCTATATCAGCCGCATGACGCGGTCGTTCATGCTGGAACAGTTGAGCGCCGAATATGTCACCACCGCCCGCGTCAAGGGGCTGGGCGAATGGGCGGTGATCTGGGGCCACGCCTTCCGCAACATCCGGGTGCAACTGATCACTGTGATCGCGCTTTCCTATGCGGGCCTTCTGGAAGGGTCGGTGCTGACCGAGATCATTTTCGCTTGGCCGGGCATCGGCAGCTACATCACCACGGCGCTGTTGTCGGCCGACATGAACGCGGTTCTGGGCGGCACGGTGGTCGTTGGCCTCGTCTTCGTCCTGCTGAACGTGTTTTCCGACCTCCTTTACAAGTTCTTCGATCCGAGGGCCAAATGA
- a CDS encoding ABC transporter ATP-binding protein, with protein MTDLLDVQDLWVRFPTRKGVFEAVRGVSFRLGRERLGIVGESGSGKSMTGRAILRLIRPPGQVEAGHIRLEGANLLEKSEVEMRKVRGERISMVMQDPKFSLNPVMSVGDQLIEAWRLHAKGSRAEARAKAIEMLEAVSIRDPERVMRAYPHEMSGGMGQRIMIAMMLLPDPDLLIADEPTSALDVSVQAQVLQIMDRLVQDRGMGLIFISHDLNLVAQFCDRVLIMYAGRVVETCEAGKLHEAKHPYTRGLLNSLPRFDAPQKRLEVLKRDPAWAAAPSVGPSQ; from the coding sequence ATGACCGACCTGCTTGACGTGCAAGACCTCTGGGTTCGTTTCCCCACCCGGAAGGGTGTGTTCGAGGCGGTGCGCGGTGTCTCTTTCCGGCTGGGGCGGGAAAGGCTGGGCATCGTGGGCGAGTCCGGCTCGGGCAAGTCGATGACCGGCCGGGCCATCCTGCGCCTGATCCGCCCGCCGGGGCAGGTCGAGGCCGGCCATATCCGGCTGGAGGGCGCGAACCTTCTGGAGAAATCCGAAGTCGAGATGCGCAAGGTGCGGGGAGAGCGGATTTCGATGGTCATGCAGGACCCGAAATTCTCGCTGAACCCGGTGATGAGCGTGGGCGACCAGTTGATCGAGGCCTGGCGCCTGCATGCCAAAGGCTCTCGCGCGGAGGCCCGCGCCAAGGCCATCGAGATGCTGGAGGCCGTGTCGATCCGCGACCCAGAACGCGTGATGCGCGCCTATCCGCACGAGATGTCGGGCGGCATGGGCCAGCGGATCATGATTGCCATGATGCTGTTGCCCGACCCCGACCTGCTGATCGCGGACGAACCGACCTCGGCGCTCGATGTCTCTGTTCAGGCGCAGGTGCTGCAGATCATGGACCGGCTGGTGCAGGATCGCGGCATGGGGCTGATCTTCATCAGCCACGACCTGAACCTTGTGGCGCAGTTCTGCGACAGGGTGCTGATCATGTATGCCGGCCGCGTCGTCGAAACCTGCGAGGCCGGAAAATTGCACGAGGCAAAGCATCCCTACACCCGGGGTCTTCTGAATTCCCTGCCGCGGTTCGATGCGCCGCAAAAGCGGCTAGAGGTTCTGAAACGCGACCCGGCCTGGGCCGCGGCGCCAAGCGTGGGGCCTTCGCAATGA
- a CDS encoding IS110 family transposase, translated as MFEVNTAGIDLAKNVIQVHGVDNDGKVVVRRQLRRSQFLAFFEGRQGCLIGMEACSGAHHWGRQLQEMGHEVRLMPPSYVKPYVKRNKTDAADAEAICEAVTRPSMRFVPVKSEADSAALVLHRARDFLVGQVTQVGNAIRAHMAEFGIVTAKGSKRVASLGEELVKVPEPARLPLQALFDQLAETQERIDRLTDEIEEVHRQNEVSLRLASIPGVGVLTATAIAATTPDVSNFGSARDYAAWLGLTPKQHSTGGKPRSGGISKMGNRYIRRLLYLGAMAQIMVRRRLRNPGTDWLSRKLATKETRVVAIALANRMARTIYALLRDGTSYRPRLGAMPG; from the coding sequence ATGTTCGAAGTTAACACAGCCGGCATCGATCTCGCCAAGAATGTCATCCAGGTCCATGGCGTCGATAACGACGGGAAGGTCGTAGTGCGGCGCCAACTCCGGCGGAGCCAATTTCTGGCATTCTTCGAGGGCCGCCAAGGCTGCCTGATCGGCATGGAGGCCTGTTCCGGGGCCCATCACTGGGGGCGACAGTTGCAAGAGATGGGCCACGAAGTGCGGCTGATGCCGCCGTCCTACGTGAAGCCCTACGTCAAGCGCAACAAGACGGATGCGGCCGATGCCGAGGCGATCTGCGAGGCGGTGACGCGCCCGTCGATGCGGTTCGTTCCCGTGAAGAGCGAGGCGGACTCCGCGGCGCTCGTGCTGCACCGGGCGCGGGATTTCCTGGTCGGGCAAGTTACTCAGGTGGGCAACGCGATCCGCGCCCACATGGCAGAGTTCGGGATCGTAACAGCAAAAGGATCGAAGCGCGTCGCGAGCCTGGGAGAGGAACTGGTCAAAGTGCCCGAGCCCGCGCGCCTTCCGCTTCAGGCGCTGTTCGATCAGCTGGCGGAAACGCAAGAACGGATCGACCGGCTGACTGACGAGATCGAGGAGGTGCACCGGCAGAACGAGGTGAGCCTACGGTTGGCATCGATCCCTGGCGTGGGCGTGCTGACAGCAACGGCGATCGCCGCAACGACGCCCGATGTCAGCAATTTTGGCTCCGCACGGGACTACGCCGCCTGGCTCGGCCTGACGCCGAAGCAGCATTCGACAGGCGGAAAGCCCCGAAGCGGCGGTATCTCGAAGATGGGCAACCGTTACATTCGACGGCTGCTGTACCTGGGCGCTATGGCGCAAATCATGGTTCGCCGCAGGCTCCGAAACCCTGGGACGGACTGGCTGTCGCGGAAGCTGGCGACAAAGGAAACCAGGGTCGTCGCGATCGCGCTGGCGAACCGCATGGCGCGGACGATCTACGCGCTTCTGCGCGATGGAACGAGCTACAGGCCGCGGCTCGGGGCGATGCCCGGCTGA